In Bos mutus isolate GX-2022 chromosome 10, NWIPB_WYAK_1.1, whole genome shotgun sequence, a single window of DNA contains:
- the SLC39A9 gene encoding zinc transporter ZIP9 isoform X2 has translation MLLVDQIGSSHVHSTDDPETARPSNSKITTTLGLVVHAAADGVALGAAASTSQTSVQLIVFVAIMLHKAPAAFGLVSFLMHAGLERNRIRKHLLVFALAAPVMSMVTYLGLSKSSKEALSEVNATGVAMLFSAGTFLYVATVHVLPEVGGMGHSHKPDPAGGRGLSRLEVAALVLGCLIPLVLSIGHQH, from the exons ATCCAGAAACAGCAAGGCCCAGCAATTCCAAAATCACCACCACGCTGGGTCTGGTCGTCCATGCTGCAG CTGACGGTGTTGCTTTGGGAGCAGCAGCTTCTACTTCACAAACTAGTGTCCAGTTAATTGTGTTTGTGGCAATAATGCTACATAAG GCACCAGCTGCTTTTGGGTTAGTTTCCTTCTTAATGCATGCGGGCCTCGAGCGGAATCGCATCAGAAAGCACTTACTCGTCTTCGCACTGGCAGCACCAGTCATGTCCATGGTGACTTACTTAGGACTAAGTAAG AGCAGTAAAGAAGCCCTTTCAGAGGTCAATGCCACTGGAGTGGCCATGCTTTTCTCTGCCGGGACCTTTCTTTATGTGGCCACAGTTCATGTCCTCCCTGAGGTGGGCGGAATGGGGCACAGCCACAAACCCGACCCCGCTGGAGGGAGAGGCCTCAGCCGCCTGGAGGTGGCAGCCCTGGTTCTGGGTTGCCTCATCCCCCTCGTTCTGTCAATAGGACATCAGCATTAA